In Alistipes sp. ZOR0009, the following are encoded in one genomic region:
- a CDS encoding MarR family winged helix-turn-helix transcriptional regulator, producing MKGQDLPIGMVVGRMLGRMGKVFKRELNEAQIDITLEQLGLLHAISENEQDVVQQDMADIMNKDKSAILRLIDSLEKKGLVVRSIDPQDRRKNLLFVTEQGMAVLVKIGGVAAEINPKFVENISQADLDTFFAVAEKIKQNAERLI from the coding sequence ATGAAAGGACAAGATTTACCTATAGGAATGGTGGTGGGCCGAATGCTTGGACGCATGGGAAAAGTTTTTAAGCGCGAGCTCAATGAGGCCCAAATTGATATTACCCTAGAGCAGCTAGGCTTGCTGCACGCTATCTCTGAAAATGAGCAGGATGTTGTTCAGCAGGATATGGCGGATATCATGAATAAGGATAAGTCTGCAATTCTTAGGCTAATTGACTCTTTAGAAAAGAAGGGGTTGGTTGTTCGATCTATCGATCCACAAGATCGAAGGAAAAACTTGCTGTTTGTTACCGAGCAGGGCATGGCGGTGCTGGTTAAGATAGGCGGTGTTGCTGCAGAGATTAACCCTAAGTTTGTTGAGAATATTAGCCAAGCGGATTTGGATACCTTTTTTGCCGTGGCAGAAAAGATTAAACAAAATGCCGAGAGGCTGATTTAG